The Rhododendron vialii isolate Sample 1 chromosome 5a, ASM3025357v1 genome contains a region encoding:
- the LOC131328007 gene encoding protein trichome birefringence-like 13 codes for MAAADHHHRHRSHRNIPLPFPCSSSPLLLLSLLSLASLILAFSLFKTSTEAPPLSPHHQTNLDMKKASDGLCDYSDGKWIFDPTAGSDWYDQTCKEIFKGWNCIGSNKSNALDIVKWRWKPRHCELPRFDPLRFLQRYRDTNIGFIGDSLNRNMFVSLFCTLKRVSGEVRKWRPSGADRGYTFLQHNLTVAYHRTNLLARYGRWSVSSTGGVLESLGYNVGYRVDVDIPEGTWAEALSFHDVLIFNTGHWWWAPSKFDPVKSPMLFFEKGLPVMPPIPPAVGLDMVLKHMISFVERRMKPTAILFFRTQSPRHFEGGDWNQGGSCQRIYPLSPQEVGKLFSVENNGTNVETRLVNQRLYKALDRSVFNVLDITCMSEFRADAHPSTVGGKKHDDCMHWCLPGVTDTWNDLFVAHLDNIQRRN; via the exons ATGGCCGCCGCCGATCACCACCACCGTCACCGTTCTCATAGAAACATCCCTCTCCCATTCCCATGCTCCTCttcccccctcctcctcctctctctcctctccctcgcCTCGCTCATCctcgctttctctctcttcaaaaccTCCACCGAggcccctcctctctctcctcaccacCAGACAAACCTCGATATGAAAAAAGCATCGGACGGCCTCTGCGACTACTCGGATGGCAAGTGGATCTTCGATCCGACGGCCGGATCTGATTGGTACGATCAGACATGCAAGGAGATATTCAAGGGCTGGAATTGCATTGGCAGTAACAAGTCCAACGCGCTTGATATTGTCAAGTGGCGGTGGAAGCCACGTCACTGCGAGCTTCCGCGGTTCGATCCTCTTCGGTTCCTCCAACGATACAGGGACACCAATatcg GGTTCATAGGTGATTCCTTAAATAGGAATATGTTTGTCTCTCTTTTCTGTACTTTAAAACGAGTGTCAGGTGAAGTGAGAAAGTGGCGTCCTTCTGGAGCTGACCGTGGTTATACCTTTCTTCAGCACAACCTTACAGTAGCGTATCATCGCACAAACCTATTGGCGCGTTATGGTAG GTGGTCAGTCAGCAGTACTGGTGGCGTGCTAGAGTCCCTCGGTTATAATGTGGGTTATAGAGTTGATGTTGACATTCCCGAAGGAACATGGGCAGAGGCTCTGAGTTTCCATGATGTTCTCATCTTTAACACGGGACACtg GTGGTGGGCTCCTTCAAAGTTTGACCCCGTAAAATCACCCATGCTTTTCTTTGAAAAAGGTTTGCCTGTGATGCCTCCAATACCTCCTGCTGTTGGGCTTGATATGGTTTTAAAACACATG ATATCGTTTGTGGAGAGAAGAATGAAACCAACTGCAATCCTATTTTTTCGCACACAATCCCCTCGACATTTTGAAGGGGGTGATTGGAATCAAGGTGGTTCTTGTCAGCGAATCTATCCTTTGTCGCCACAAGAG gTTGGTAAGCTTTTCTCCGTGGAAAACAATGGAACAAATGTGGAGACACGCCTTGTGAACCAGCGTTTGTACAAGGCCCTGGATCGTTCTGTTTTCAATGTACTGGACATAACCTGTATGAGTGAGTTTAGAGCAGACGCCCATCCGTCAACAGTTGGAGGAAAGAAACACGATGATTGCATGCACTGGTGCTTACCGGGAGTTACAGATACTTGGAATGACTTGTTCGTAGCCCATCTAGATAACATTCAGCGGAGGAACTGA